The DNA sequence GACAACTTCAGTCGCGTTCACTCACAGTGCTCGTAGTATGGCAGACCTTCGACCATGTTAGAACTAATAGAGTACTTATGCAAGACTATGAACCATATTTAACATTTCCATAAAGATGACCTATTCAGAGAATGATCAAGGGAAGACAAATTAGTGACACTCACCACTTGAACTTGTCCATCCTCTCCAATGTGATGGAACTGGACTTGTTGATTGGCCAGTGTGTAGTGCAGGGTTTGTTGGGTGGCTGCTTCTATGTGGGTGGCTTCTTCTGAGAGGCATCCCTCTGTTCCAAAGCAGAAACATTGAAATTACAATGCTGCTTATGTGCTTGTGTGAATGGGTTACAAATTAAGACTAGCTGAGTTCCCACTGCCCTCAGAAATGCGCAAAATGTAAATTGTTCATTAGCAAACTAGTaatgtaaacagaaaaaaaaagctaaaatatTGCAATTATGTTTTCCATTCATGCATGAGGTGGTTTGGGAAGATGGCGGGGTCGGGAGGCCCAGGGGCCTCGGTCTCTGCTGCACCCCTGTCTTTCTTATCGTTTTCCTTTCCCATCTAAGATATCGGGGCACTTAACAGCaaaactgaatctgaatctgaaaaccaacagagggagacagagcgggctctgtctccctctgttggtcattgttgtgTTTATGTTCCTCTGGACGGATTGTAACTAGGGaagtaaattccttgtgtgttttacatacttggccagtaaatatgattctgattcagatATTTGAGACATGTCGATGTCAAAGTATATTGCAAAAGtataatacaaacacatttccaCTTGTCATGTGACCTCGCCTGGTCGCATTGAAAGGGTGAAACCCAGTATTCCAGCCTCTCCAGCAGCAACATGCTGTCCAGCAACGCCTGCGGCAGCCATCGCAACAAGTGCTGGTTCGACAGAGGACCGGCGAGAGACAGAGGGAATGGGGGTTTCCTGGGCGACTCCGCCAAGCCTTATTTAGACAATCTCAACGAGGGCAGATCCAACAACGCCGGCATTGCTGCAGACCCCAGACGCCCACTTGTGGGCCAGACCCCGCCAAGGCAGCACAACATGGCCAGCGTGCCCTATGAGCAGTCCACGCCAGTTGGCAGCTGTGCCAAGAGTGGGGGACACGGTCCGTGTGTAGGGAGCAGCGAATACTGTCCCGGTGCCCCAGGGGAAGCGGCATGGTCCAGGCAGGGGAGTTCTGTAGAGTTCATGGGTGCAACTGAGACTGAGGCCCTTGAGCTGATCTGGAGCCAGTCATGGCACATCGCGGTGAGAGAAGTGCGCCCAGCCCGAACACGCTAGGTTGAATCTGCCGCACAGGCTGTTCAGGCCCCACCCTTTTACCTCTCAGCGGTTTCACGCCCTATCGCAAGTCTTGAGATGTCATGTGAATTATAGGATCTCGCAAGACGGAACATTATGAGCATTACACCTCAGAAGGCAAACACTCTTCAATGGAAACACCTACAAAAGAAGCAAGTATACTTTTATCGAAATTGTagaaatattgtttttattttgcaaaaaattGTAATGGAAACCCCAGCTTGTGATGCAAGCAAACATTAAAGATTGCTCCTCATAATCCATTCTTGTATTCATGTATGGGACATATTACTGTAGAAGTACTCTAAAAGCTTGATGTTTTTAGCCATTATACAGTGCTGTGCCCAGAAATGGActggcaaaaataaatgttgacatttgcattgtttttgctTATCATACAATTGAAAATATGAATCGTTTGAGTTTTTGTAAGCCTAGCCATctgttattttgtaatttccccattgcgggacaaataaaggatacctTAATTTATATTTTACCTGTATGCCAgacataaaaatacacaaacaggGATTCTTGAGCTAGTaatcaaaacattcattcattcattcatcttccgagccgcttgatcctcactagggtcgcggggggtgctggagcctatcccagctgtcttcgggcagtaggcgggggacaccctgaatcggttgccagccaatctcagggcacacagaaacaaacaaccattcgcactcacaccaacttagagtgttcaatcagcctgccatgcatgtttttggaatgtgggaggaaaccggagcaccaggagaaaacccacgcaggcccggggagaacatgcaaactccacacagggaggccggagctggaatcgaacccggcacctctgcactgtgaagccgacgtgctaaccacctggctaccgggccgcccgtaatcAAAACAATAGACCTCAAAATATAAACACGTCACCAGAAACCTAACATTCCTGAATTGATAAGTGATAGGTAAATGACTCCAGCGGCacttaaaggaaaaaaataaaaataacaataactataatgataagaagaagaaaaataattcaCACCAATGAAATGCtataaatgctgaaaaaaatagtCTCAGAAAATGTTTAGTGGTTTAAAGATCATTTCTTAATAAAATCAACCACTGAGTGTCTAAACCAAGAGTGAATGAGGCCATCACTCCGAAAGACGAGGCGTGACCCATGTATTATAATTAGAGATgagaaacaataaaataaaaatacatatttttttaaaaaggtacgCTGATGTGatagaacatatttttttgcatattattgAAATTAATAGTGGATTTTTAAAACGAATACACATTGacaagtttttttaaaacttgtcaACTTTAGGTAAAAAATTTTTGAACAcgtgttttgtttcgttttataatgattatttccattatttaaACTTGGGTTCTGGTTTCAAAACTagctatccatcaattttttctttgttgtgtatgtaatatgcggAAGTTGTTAAACATTTAtacggtttcacaaaattcacagtaATAATGGCTCTCCATGGGTaactgtaactacaatgtggcccgcaacaaaaatgagtctgaCACCACTGGTTTAGTGTGAAATGAAATATGTAAGCACAGCGTTACTTTTAACCACTATTAAAATCAAATGTATCAACTTGAATTTTTTTAGttatctgtttttttaaacttgcacGAGAGacctttatttttgaaaatctcatgaaaataaattcacGAGTGTAAATGCGTATACGGCGAGCTCCCATTGATGGGATAACCCGCTGTGTTTACAAAAGCAGAGCAATTTGGCAACCAAATTCAGATTAGCAGCAGGTAAGCTACAGTGTGTATTGACAATGTGCCTGTTGCGGACGCGGTCATGTGTCTTACTGCAGATGAAAACACGCACTTGTTTTGTATAGAAAGTACAAATGCTAATATTAACTGTTTATTTGCATTTGAGCTGACACACCATTTGGTTGTTAGATTTGTCACTGTTGGCAATAGAATTAATGAGTTAAAAACAGGTACCGGTACATGTATTGTGTCCTCGGCAATTATGCATATAGATGAGGTATCACAAAATATTGGCCCGTAGAGACCATTTGCTACAATGACACAGCAAAAGTCAAAGGATTTTGTGCCAATTCATTTTGGTGTGAGGTGTCATTTAACAATGACATCTTTACGTCACCATGACTCACAAATTCCTGTTTTCATGCAGGACAAAACCAATGTGGTGTATAGACATTACCTGAGCCTGAACCACGAGGCGTGCGTTTGGAGAAGCTCTTGACAGCCAAACTCTGACCACGCTGCTTGCGTCTCCAGGCAGTGCGACACTTCGAGTCGATGCTTTGCTTGATGCGATACCAGTCTGACTCTGAGATCCCAAATTTGTGGAATAAGTGACCTATGGAaaagagagggggtggggggatacataaataaaaggaaaataaatcatTCTTGACAGGAGTGTTGCACCAAGTACCAGTCCCAGTTTCATAAATTTCATGGGGACAAAAATAACGCGAGATCATCATCAAGGTGCTTCAACTCTTTGTCCAGCTACTCGATGGGGCCAGCATACAGCGCGTCAGCCGTGCACAGAAGGTGAAAGCCCATCTCTGACACGCATCAGGTTAAATCCTTCCCGGATAAATAAACAGTAAGTACATGCATATCCGAGTCTGGATGTGTATTTTGCCTCATTAATGGCCATCTTACTTCAGCAGCACTATTTGCTTGCAAAAGGAGCAATTTAATTAAAACGGAAGGAATTACTGACTCCTTTACCTTCAAGTGTTACTGCAGTCCTATGAAACATCCTTCCCTCAGGACAACAAGTAAATATTAAAATGCCGCTGCTGGTGGCTGACCTAATGAGCTGTCCATGACAGGATTTACATCTCAAATCTACATAAATGCATACCCCCGTCAAACAGGTTATCTGCATAAATGTCATGTGGGGGGAAAAGGAGCCCTTTCACATCCGGTGGCACCAGTTCAGACATGAAGAGCAGGTGCTCTTTCATTCCTTcccctattttttttatttttttaaggaaggCCGAGTGAGTCACTCAATTGGCTCTGCTCTCGTTCCTGCATACCGTGGTACCCTCGCACTAATCTGATATGCACTCCATACACATGTGCAAAATACAGTATGGAGCTACAGGATTCAAACAGGAATAAAAGAGCTCAGTGACTTGAACGTGACTCTTTTCAGATCATTCTTCCAGACATGTGCTTGTCATTTAGAGTCTGGTATGTTATAAAATGTGTTGCACATTAACGCTTGTGTGCAATGATGAGTGCATGTTGAGGTAACTCACCATGGGAATAGAGTGCAGCCTGTTTCTGTGTTCAATTCAATGCTGCTTTGTAATGGCGGGAGGGTGAAATTTGGGAAGTTCTCATAGACTTCATTTACTGATTCAAGGGGGTAAGGAGCTAATAATCCTTGGCTGAGTGGAGATGTGCACTACTTTGATATACAATAAGCTCTACACGAATCATGCAGTGGTGGTGTATGGAAAAACACTACACTGACTCATGGGTCAGAGTGAAGTCATTGAATAGTAGCACCAAGACATCttccaaaaatgcacaaaaatcaaGCAAGTGGCAAGACTCACAGCGAATGCCATAAATCATGAGCGGATCCAGTTGCTTCTTGCCATGTTTGCCCTGTCCAGAGAGGTTGGACATGGCCTGGACCTCCCGATGGAAAAGGTAGTCCAACAGCGTGAGAGCCATTTTTTCTGCCGTGCGGCAGTTGGACGATATATGGAGCATGTCGGCTGGTGAGACTGGACAACGAACACGCATCTCTGGGTTACTGTCATCACCTAACCATGTGCCCCCTGGGTAGTCTTCTGAaaagcacaaataaataaaaaatcagagCTCTCCACAAACACCCCTGAGATCATTATGCATTGTGGAAAATGGTTATCAACCCACTTTAACATTAACATTGAAAAACTGCTTCGCTGATCCCACACTCCTACAACCATGTGACATAAATTATGTAATCCAACAGCTCCCCCATATGGCGTCAAAAGAGAAGTGAAATTTCAGCCGCGTGCGTCTTGAAAAGTATGAAACtcacagtaaaaacaaacaagcaattacaaaataaaagagccAAGGCAAACTaagaatgacattttcaaaaatgatacTTTTCTGTAATACAAAAGCAAATTACTAATAAAGAGCCACGAGAAAAAGATATGgaatcctttattagtcttgcaatggagaaattcccaattcacaggaGCAAAGTTACGAAAGGAAGAAgtcgaagaacaaaatataggagctgctagaTAGGTAGCTCTATCTAGGTGTTATTAACGATCTTAATTTTACTCAAGCAAAAATGTCCTTGTGAAGTTCTTGAAGACATTTTGCGTTCTTCAACATGAGACGGGAATGTATTTGTATATTTCACCCTCTAGTGATTAATAACATTAAAGTAATGTGGCGAAGTTCCAGTGTGTAAAAAGCGAGGACCCCGTGTGAAAATGAACATCTGCGATAGCCACTCTCTAAGATGATGCTGTGTCAAAAACACATCATTCATCCCCAGCTGATATAACGACATGGGCTCATGGTTACTTTGGCAAAATGTTGACTCTAACTCCAATAAGTAGTTACATCCACAAATGCCAGGTAAAACACAACTGAGCCCAGACATCCTGTCGACTACTTCCCAGCCTGTGAGACATCTGGTCATCTCACAGTGGAAACTTGTTTGGTCGTGAAACTAATCCATAACTCAGGCCTTTTTTTGGAAGAAATGGGAGCAACGtagtccaaaataaaaatgaaaaagatcaTCTTGGCTGTTGCTAACCACCCCAAAGGCCAAGGACTGTGATTGAATGGAGCCTCCATTGGTCAGTGGCAATGCCTTTGGCAAAGATAACTTATACCTCAatacaatataacaatacaGAGTTGACATGgatttttattcaataaaacCATCTGACCCTTTTCTGGTTTGGTATTATGATGCGCTTAATAAGACTTGACACAGACGGCATTACAAGTACACAGTGTAATGAAATGTAGCCCAGTGTAATATAGTTTGTCGGTTGTATCTTTAGCCAACCATCTGTCACTATTACCGGTATCTGAGAGCAAAAACAGAACATAGTACAACAAAAGCTGCTCCAGTGTTGATTTGTGACGACTGAAACCAGCACATTTCTAAGATCAAAAGTATCACACAAAGTTTATTAATGACTGTGTGAAAATGATCATACTGCCTAATACTGTGCAGTATTTTACATGTATGTGTCCTTGGTGAAGCTGCGACATCTTACCCTCGGAGTTGAGTGTGATGAGTGTGACATTTTGGCCGTTTTGCGCATTGTTGGGATGGCCACCGTTGGAAACCGTGTCACTCGCCTCAGAGCCACTCTCCATTTCCTCCTGACTCTCCTCAGGGCCTGGCACCTTCACCAAGATTGTGTTTTGGCGCCTCTTAGCCACCGTGCTACATATAGATACACATTTTTCGTGAGGTAGGTCAGACACGTGGGAATACAAAATATAACTGTACAAAGCCCACTGtaactattcatccatccatgttacTATACAACCTAACCACACTTGGGTAGGGCAACGATTAGATTCAAACGATTACGGTTCTTTGTTTCGATTCTGGAATTATTGATTTGAATTCTTCAAGGGAAGGCGGCCAGGTGGTcctgtggttagcgcgtcgaactcacagtgcagaggtgccgacttcaattccagctcgggcctcccggTGTggggtttgcttgttctcccctggcctgcgtgggttttctctgggtactcaggtttcctcccacattccaaaaacatgcatggcaggctgatcgaacactctatattgtccctaggtgcgagtgtgagcgtggatggttattcgactctgtgtgccccgtgattggctgacaaccggttcagggtgtcccctgtctactgcccgaagacggctgggataggctcgagcacccaccggcgacccttgtgaggataaagcggatcggataacggatggatggatgaattcttCAAGGGGCAAGGTCAAAAAAGTCTGCAtggtttaaatcaggggtgtcccaaGTCTAAACCACGACCACTCGTTTTAAACGACTTTATAACagactaaaataacatttgacagGGCCGGTGTCATTTCTCTTCATCGTACTAGGGCATTTCCTTCAACGCTGTGAGGCAAGGCAATAGAAGAGCAAAAGTTCTCATTTCCCACTTCCTTGTTCTCAACCAATCAGACATCACTCTATAGGGACACTGATGGATTGGTTTAGTGGTAAATGAAAGCTGTGAAGGCAGCTCTTGCCTCTTTTCCttacattaagatatcctttatttgtcccacactggggacatttacaggtTACATgtaccttggaaaaaaaactttggacaATCCTCGTTGAAATAGAGAAGCTGACTGGTGATTTTTGCATGAACTCATCTAAAAGCATCGAcaaattgcatttccattcatgttttttgtccCTTTAATACTGTTATTCTCACACATTATTTTTAACCAATAATACTTCAGACCTCTGAAAATTGAATTTTCAAGTTCATAATTTTTCACTTTCACTAAAGagctttatttttgaaaatctgatgaaaataatttcacacttgagtgTAAATAAGTATTAATTAATGTTCCTGAGCTCCAACTGATAGGTAAACCTGCCGTTTGATACACAAAAGCACAACTATTTAACAACCCAATTCAAATTAGCAGCAGTTACTGTGCGTGTTCACAAGGTGGCTGTTGTGGGCCCAATTCTGTCCAATATTGCTGAGGAGAGCACTCGCTCAATGGCTTGCTTTGGAAAATTCTGACACTAATCTTAGctgtttatttgcatttaagaTAACCCCGTTTAGTTGTTAGATGTGCCAGTGgacatattttattgtttaactCAGAGGGAGCACCAAGCTCATCAAACATGGCACTTTGTTAACCTTTATACGTCAATATCATCTTACTCTAAGTGTTGCACAGACGCTACTCTTCATTCTGTTTCACAAAGTTAAGCCAGGCTTCCGGTAAGTGTCGTGGTGTCCATACCCGCGTTATTCTCGTGAAATTATGGTACTTCCAGCGTAGGACGACAAGCTACTCACTTGCTCAGCAGGTTTTCTAGCGAGGGATCTTCCTGCTTCATGGACTCACTGCTCACAATGACATTTGTTTGTGGAACAACACTATAAGCAAAGTGGAGAAACCAGAGTTAAGTTGATACATTGGAAATCTCCAACTAAGAGGTCCTAACTCAAATTATATTAGTGTGCGTTCCGCGAAACCATGATGCTTACCATCGCACTTTGTTCCAAGTCTGAGTGGCACCCTGGGGTGACCCAGCAACCATAGGAACTTGGATGGAATTCTTGGCACAAGGCACCATACTGTCCAGCTTTTGTGCAAGAGCCTTACATGTGGTGTCCAGAGCCTGCAGCTTAGATTCAATGCCTTCCAATCTTTGGCTGACTGATGCAGTGAAGGAGACCATCAGGTTCTGAGAAGAAGGTTGTTCCAACACAAATGTAGCAGCGGTTCCcaaatgttaaataaataaatcggcaGTAAAAGGAGGGTTTGGAACTGTGTCCTTTGTACAACAGCTTAAATACCTTAATATAGCCTATGTCCTGGTTGTTGCTGCTGTTTTCTTGACTGTTGCTGaatttcctctttttcttctgaGGACTCGCCTCATTTTGGCCTTGATTGTCCAGCATGTTTTCTATGATGTCAAAGACACATTTGACTGACAAGCACAAGTCAAAGGAACGTCAACGTCTTTTCGCATCGCATTCAATAACTCTTACCTGTTTGGCCCGCTAGGTTAAAGTCCTCCACTGTTATTTGTACAATTTCTTCCAATTCCTCTTCGGACATAGCTTGGACCTAGAGTAAGATGAAATAAGCTTTTTAACAGACAACTTGGTCTACCCTTTGAAAATCACCCTTTACTATACTTAAATAACAGCAGGACATTTAAGATAAAATGACTGATTCGATTTCAAAGTTTCATACTCTATGTGTATGGTGGCTAAATTTCAGAAATCAAGTTAGACATTAGATGTTAAATGAAAGTGTCTATGGAAGTGGATGACAATTAAAGGAAATAAACTGGATAAATGTTTCCAATATTGTTGCAGATAAGTCGACAATTCTGCAAGCATTTCATACTGCATGACACCCAATGTTGAGGTTTTCGTGCATCTAAATTAGGGTTATCTGACTgattgacaaccagttcagggcgtaccccgcctactgcctcaagacagctgggatagtttgcagcccgcccgcgaccctcgtgaggataagcggattagaaaatggatggatggatgattgatgTGGTGTCTCTGTGTGAAAGCAGATGCAGCTGCATCCCTAACCCGGTTTGCTGAATTCTGTATGTATTaacaatgaaaatatatatacagtattttttagcATTTCTCCActgcgagacaaataaaggttttctcagCATGTGGATGAATGATTCCATTATGGCTCTCCTCCTGCAATTTTGCAAGATCTCTGTGTAAAAGAGGTGTCTGATTATCCTTTTCGGTGCTGTTGTCAACTGGCGGCTACAATTATGCTCAAGTAATCAAAGGAACGTTCTTTTTTAGCAAAAGTTATTTGCTGTGCTTTTGCAATGTGCAACAATCATTTTGATGTAACAAGCTTGTATTTGAAATATGCAATTTGGACCTTGGAATAAGGTTTGATACAAATGATCCCCATTGACCATCAAAAgtatctccatttttttccaaacacagaAAAATATACTTTTGAATAACTCACTAATTGTGAAGACCCATGCTTTTCATTAGACAGCATGAAATTAAGACACAGTGGTGTCTTGGGCTacaaatttaattttttccatGACCACAGTCGTACACTCATAACCCAAAACACTGTAATCTcaaaccttttttaaaatttgtacgAATGGAAATTATATTAATCTGTAACgtcctgtgccccccccccccacctattttttttaaataaggaaaATCACTGAAGTATtgtgcttcatttaaaaaaaagtgtagctCTGTAATTGTATGCTTTATTTAATAACATAACTAAATGGGGTCTAAACAACAGTTTCTGTAGCAGGATTTAGCGTAATGCTGCAATTTAATTTATTGAGCTGCTCCGTCTCATGGGACCACTTTGGCCACCAGGAGACAGTCTTATATAATTATGAAGACAGGTGGCTTTTTCCAGGTACTCTGCCTTCTTgctacattccaaaaccatgcatgttaAGTTCATTGATGCCCTTGGGTGTAAATGACTTAATGGTGTGCGTCAACATGTAACCTGTAACgaatggtgaccagtccagtgtCCTTTAACTTCAAATATCACAATCAGTTTGTAAAAGCTCCTGCTCACTCACCTTTGGACCAAATGAAAATTGCTTCAGAAAACGGAGGGATTGACGATTAGTGCCAGAATAAAATCTGCGCTTCCAAACATTTGGACTACAATATAGTGAACCGTTGACCTTTTCGACATATTTTTATGTGCACATGAACTGTGGTCATGTGGCCATCTTACACTCTCCACCTTAGGTGGAGAGAATAAAGATCCACCTAAGGTCTATCTTGTATGACTGTAGCAGCTCATTTATAAGAACTTAAGTGTTTGAAACAAGCAGGTCACAGGGCTAGTCCCGCTGCAGACAAATTAAAGAAACTACTGTACTGTAGTTGTTGGCGATGCTGACGTCCAAGTGCCTTGAGGAGATGCAGTGATCCCCTTCCTTACTCCCACTAACTGAATGGCCTTTTTTACTCAACATGACTCCCTGCATGTGTGTGATCTGCTTCTCCATGTGGTGTGCAACCAAAGACCATAGCGTGAGTGGAATTTCCTAGTAAGGGATCATAGTAAGTATGAGTTGCATGAGAAAACTTCCAGAAGTCcagactggtgtcacaaaagatgcATTACAAATCCAAAATACAAGTTTTCCCTTACAAAGTGATCTGCTTGGAACCAAATGTGCTTTCCAATCCTTCTCTACTGCACCTTCACACACTCATGGGAAGATTCTTGCAGGCTCATCTGCAGCTACATCATCAGGGCCATCATGATGTCATCCATTTCTTCAAACCAGGATCCTTTAATGACCCCTTTGAGCCTGGGGAAGAGGGAGGGAAATCACACGAACCAGGTCGCAGTGAGCCGGGAGGTTACCCCAGCATTGCGATGCTCATCTCTCCCAGGAAATCTACTGTGATACTTTGGGCACATTGTACGGTGAAGGAGCTATCAATTCTCCTGGCACATCTCACGCACTCAAAGGAATTTAAGCAGCAACTCTTTGATGTGCTGGTTTATTGTCTGCCCCTCACTCACATTTTGAAGTTTGGGGTATGCAATCCATCTTTTATTGAAAACTCATACCATAATTGTTTTAATATAAAGGCTAGACATACATGAACATTTACATCACCGTGGTAACATTTATCAACCCATGCGATGTttgacccgcttatcctcatgagtgtTACGGGCGTGCCAGataattttgttttcacatttgaagGA is a window from the Hippocampus zosterae strain Florida chromosome 3, ASM2543408v3, whole genome shotgun sequence genome containing:
- the banp gene encoding protein BANP isoform X2, whose amino-acid sequence is MSEEELEEIVQITVEDFNLAGQTENMLDNQGQNEASPQKKKRKFSNSQENSSNNQDIGYIKNLMVSFTASVSQRLEGIESKLQALDTTCKALAQKLDSMVPCAKNSIQVPMVAGSPQGATQTWNKVRCVVPQTNVIVSSESMKQEDPSLENLLSNTVAKRRQNTILVKVPGPEESQEEMESGSEASDTVSNGGHPNNAQNGQNVTLITLNSEEDYPGGTWLGDDSNPEMRVRCPVSPADMLHISSNCRTAEKMALTLLDYLFHREVQAMSNLSGQGKHGKKQLDPLMIYGIRCHLFHKFGISESDWYRIKQSIDSKCRTAWRRKQRGQSLAVKSFSKRTPRGSGSEGCLSEEATHIEAATQQTLHYTLANQQVQFHHIGEDGQVQVIPQGQLHIAQVPQGEEVQITQDSEGNLQIHQVHVGQDGQVLRGAQLIAVASAEGAAAAVEGNALPPDIQVQYVQLAPVTDHTATVQGAELAPALQADMEVKDTIQGENGEVVQIVSSVAT
- the banp gene encoding protein BANP isoform X1, translating into MSLQESSHECVKVQAMSEEELEEIVQITVEDFNLAGQTENMLDNQGQNEASPQKKKRKFSNSQENSSNNQDIGYIKNLMVSFTASVSQRLEGIESKLQALDTTCKALAQKLDSMVPCAKNSIQVPMVAGSPQGATQTWNKVRCVVPQTNVIVSSESMKQEDPSLENLLSNTVAKRRQNTILVKVPGPEESQEEMESGSEASDTVSNGGHPNNAQNGQNVTLITLNSEEDYPGGTWLGDDSNPEMRVRCPVSPADMLHISSNCRTAEKMALTLLDYLFHREVQAMSNLSGQGKHGKKQLDPLMIYGIRCHLFHKFGISESDWYRIKQSIDSKCRTAWRRKQRGQSLAVKSFSKRTPRGSGSEGCLSEEATHIEAATQQTLHYTLANQQVQFHHIGEDGQVQVIPQGQLHIAQVPQGEEVQITQDSEGNLQIHQVHVGQDGQVLRGAQLIAVASAEGAAAAVEGNALPPDIQVQYVQLAPVTDHTATVQGAELAPALQADMEVKDTIQGENGEVVQIVSSVAT